One Streptomyces hundungensis DNA segment encodes these proteins:
- the galE gene encoding UDP-glucose 4-epimerase GalE: MSKYLVTGGAGYVGSVVAARLVEAGHTVTVVDDLSTGFREAVPAGAAFIEGRVQDAAKWLDATYDAVLHFAAYSQVGESVTVPEKYWANNVGGTMALLAAMRDAGVGRLVFSSTAATYGEPVSTPVTETDPTAPTSPYGASKLAVDHMIAGECAAHGLAAVSLRYFNVAGAHGSCGERHDPESHLIPLVLQVALGKRDFISVYGDDYPTPDGTCVRDYIHVADLAEAHLLALTAATAGEHLVCNLGNGNGFSVREVIETVRKVTGHEIPEVVTGRRAGDPAILVASAARAHERLGWRPARADLADIVADAWAFARRTERAGE, encoded by the coding sequence GTGAGCAAGTATCTGGTGACGGGCGGTGCGGGCTACGTCGGCAGCGTGGTCGCGGCCCGGCTCGTCGAGGCCGGCCACACGGTGACCGTCGTGGACGACCTCTCCACCGGCTTCCGCGAGGCCGTCCCGGCCGGGGCCGCGTTCATCGAGGGCCGCGTCCAGGACGCGGCGAAATGGCTGGACGCCACCTATGACGCGGTCCTCCACTTCGCGGCGTACTCCCAGGTCGGCGAGTCGGTCACGGTCCCGGAGAAGTACTGGGCGAACAACGTCGGCGGCACCATGGCGCTGCTCGCCGCGATGCGGGACGCGGGGGTGGGCCGGCTGGTCTTCTCCTCCACGGCGGCCACCTACGGCGAACCCGTCTCGACCCCGGTCACCGAGACCGACCCCACGGCCCCGACCAGCCCCTACGGCGCCTCCAAGCTGGCCGTGGACCACATGATCGCGGGGGAGTGCGCGGCGCACGGCCTCGCCGCGGTGTCCCTGCGCTACTTCAACGTGGCCGGCGCCCACGGCAGCTGCGGCGAACGCCACGACCCCGAATCCCACCTCATCCCCCTCGTCCTCCAAGTCGCCCTCGGCAAACGGGACTTCATCTCCGTCTACGGCGACGACTACCCCACCCCCGACGGCACCTGTGTCCGGGACTACATCCATGTCGCGGACCTCGCCGAGGCGCACCTGCTGGCGCTCACGGCCGCCACGGCGGGCGAACACCTCGTGTGCAACCTCGGCAACGGCAACGGGTTCTCGGTCCGTGAGGTCATCGAGACCGTCCGCAAGGTGACCGGCCACGAGATCCCCGAGGTCGTCACGGGCCGCCGCGCCGGGGACCCGGCGATCCTGGTCGCCTCCGCCGCACGCGCCCACGAACGCCTGGGCTGGCGGCCCGCGCGCGCCGACCTCGCCGACATCGTCGCGGACGCCTGGGCGTTCGCACGGCGGACGGAGCGAGCCGGTGAGTGA
- the galK gene encoding galactokinase: MSEVASTFRELYGYEPDGVWAAPGRVNLIGEYTDFNEGFVMPLALPHTAVAAVSRRVDGVLRIHSADVAGPVVELRTDELTPRSGGGWAAYPAGVVWALREAGHPVTGADIHLASTVPTGAGLSSSAALEVVTALALRDLYELPLTRAELASLAQRAENAFVGVPCGIMDQTASACCTEGHVLHLDARDLTQRQIPFDLPAHGLRLLVVDTRVQHALGDGAYAERRAGCERGARELGVRTLRELPAARLPEALNELSDATVRGYVRHVVSDNARVTRVTELLAAGEVRAVGPVLTEGHASLRDDLRVSCAELDLVVDTAVGAGALGARMTGGGFGGSAIVLVEESARGVVSKALDSAFASASLAPPRLFEATPSTGAHRLS, translated from the coding sequence GTGAGTGAAGTGGCCTCGACTTTCCGGGAGTTGTACGGGTACGAGCCGGACGGGGTGTGGGCCGCGCCCGGCCGGGTCAACCTCATCGGCGAGTACACCGACTTCAACGAGGGCTTCGTCATGCCGCTCGCCCTGCCGCACACGGCGGTGGCGGCGGTGTCCCGACGCGTCGACGGCGTCCTCAGGATCCACTCGGCCGACGTCGCGGGCCCCGTGGTGGAGCTGCGCACCGACGAGCTGACGCCGCGGTCCGGCGGGGGCTGGGCGGCCTACCCGGCGGGCGTGGTGTGGGCCCTGCGGGAGGCGGGCCACCCGGTGACGGGCGCCGACATCCACCTCGCCTCGACGGTGCCGACGGGCGCGGGCCTCTCCTCCTCGGCGGCCCTGGAAGTGGTGACCGCGCTCGCCCTGCGCGACCTGTACGAACTCCCGCTCACGCGTGCGGAGTTGGCGTCCCTGGCCCAGCGCGCCGAGAACGCGTTCGTCGGGGTGCCGTGCGGGATCATGGACCAGACGGCGTCGGCGTGCTGCACCGAGGGCCACGTCCTGCACCTGGACGCGCGTGACCTGACCCAACGTCAGATCCCTTTCGACCTGCCCGCGCACGGGCTGCGGCTCCTGGTCGTCGACACCCGCGTGCAGCACGCGCTGGGGGACGGCGCGTACGCCGAGCGGCGCGCCGGTTGTGAACGGGGTGCGCGGGAGCTGGGTGTACGTACCCTGCGCGAACTCCCCGCCGCACGACTCCCCGAGGCGCTGAACGAGCTCTCCGACGCGACCGTACGGGGCTATGTGCGGCACGTGGTGAGCGACAACGCACGCGTGACGCGGGTGACGGAGCTGCTGGCGGCGGGCGAGGTCCGGGCGGTCGGACCCGTCCTGACCGAGGGCCACGCCTCGCTCCGCGACGACCTGCGGGTGTCCTGCGCGGAGCTCGACCTCGTGGTCGATACGGCGGTGGGAGCGGGGGCGCTTGGGGCGCGGATGACGGGTGGGGGGTTTGGGGGGTCGGCGATCGTGCTGGTGGAGGAGTCCGCGCGGGGGGTCGTCTCGAAGGCCCTGGACTCGGCCTTCGCATCGGCGTCGCTGGCGCCCCCCAGACTCTTCGAAGCAACCCCCTCAACAGGCGCCCACCGCCTCTCCTGA
- a CDS encoding GNAT family N-acetyltransferase — protein MFRLETEVDKGRQVRLQRRLRDSNAERSEVLRALRGTASSKEVPLHVWGLNEEGLLAGGLVGRTWAGWLHVDLLWIDPGVRSAGLGTQLLGRAEELARSERGCGYARVETWDFQAPGFYRGRGYEVVGVVPDYPPGVTEYTLTKRLP, from the coding sequence ATGTTTCGTTTGGAAACGGAAGTGGACAAGGGCCGGCAGGTGCGGCTCCAGCGACGGCTGCGGGACAGCAACGCCGAGCGCTCGGAGGTGCTGCGTGCGTTGCGCGGGACGGCGTCGTCGAAGGAAGTTCCGCTGCACGTCTGGGGGTTGAACGAGGAGGGGCTTTTGGCGGGGGGCCTGGTGGGGCGCACCTGGGCGGGGTGGCTCCACGTCGACCTCCTGTGGATCGACCCGGGGGTACGGTCTGCCGGACTCGGTACGCAACTCCTTGGCCGGGCCGAGGAGTTGGCTCGCTCCGAGCGGGGGTGTGGGTATGCGCGGGTCGAGACGTGGGACTTTCAGGCGCCGGGGTTTTACCGCGGGCGGGGTTACGAGGTGGTCGGGGTGGTCCCGGACTACCCCCCGGGCGTAACGGAATACACCCTGACCAAGCGCCTCCCCTAG
- a CDS encoding response regulator transcription factor — MVRIRVLVVDDHRIFAESLAAALAAEPDVDVAAAGSGPAALRCLERGAAENRRFDVMLVDADLGASAAVPVARAVPEGGGAEGLVDGISLVAGVRSGQPAVRTVVLAEKDDPRRAALALQAGACGWVAKDCSLQRLLAVIRGVLREETHLPPALLTGVLRELTAARKHRTESERLVESLTPREREVLRCMVAGLGRKAVAERLFLSPHTVRTHMQNVLGKLGVHSTLAAVALARRAGVGPVDLAGDVVERGGQLA; from the coding sequence GTGGTACGTATCCGAGTTCTCGTGGTCGACGACCACCGCATCTTCGCCGAGTCGCTCGCCGCGGCCCTGGCGGCGGAGCCCGACGTGGACGTCGCCGCGGCCGGCAGCGGCCCCGCGGCGCTGCGCTGTCTGGAGCGGGGCGCGGCGGAGAACCGCCGCTTCGATGTGATGCTGGTCGACGCCGACCTCGGCGCATCGGCCGCGGTCCCGGTGGCCCGCGCGGTGCCGGAGGGCGGCGGCGCGGAGGGTCTGGTGGACGGCATCTCCCTGGTGGCGGGCGTGCGTTCGGGCCAGCCCGCGGTGCGTACCGTCGTGCTGGCCGAGAAGGACGACCCGCGCCGGGCCGCCCTCGCCCTCCAGGCCGGCGCCTGCGGCTGGGTCGCCAAGGACTGCTCGCTGCAACGGCTGCTCGCCGTCATCCGGGGCGTACTGCGCGAGGAGACGCATCTGCCGCCCGCGCTGCTCACCGGCGTACTGCGGGAGCTGACGGCCGCGCGCAAGCACCGCACCGAGTCCGAGCGGCTCGTCGAGTCGCTCACCCCGCGCGAACGCGAGGTGTTGCGCTGCATGGTGGCCGGGCTCGGCCGCAAGGCGGTCGCCGAGCGCCTGTTCCTGTCCCCGCACACGGTGCGTACCCATATGCAGAACGTGCTGGGCAAACTGGGCGTGCACTCCACGCTCGCCGCCGTCGCACTGGCCCGCCGGGCGGGCGTCGGCCCGGTGGACCTAGCCGGGGATGTTGTCGAACGGGGCGGTCAACTGGCGTAG
- the tamR gene encoding MarR family transcriptional regulator TamR, producing MEDEVDRLVAAWRRERPDLDVEPLEVLSRVSRLARHLDRARRLAFAEHSLEPWEFDVLTSLRRAGAPYQLSPGQLLTQTLVTSGTMTNRIDRLAKKGLVERLPDPSDRRGVLVRLTPEGRDRADQALAGLLEQERAILGELSRNQRGELAALLRQLTAPFDNIPG from the coding sequence ATGGAGGACGAGGTCGACCGACTGGTCGCAGCATGGCGCCGAGAGCGCCCGGACCTCGACGTGGAACCACTCGAGGTGCTCAGCCGGGTCAGCAGGCTGGCCCGCCACCTCGACCGGGCCCGCAGGCTCGCGTTCGCGGAGCACAGCCTGGAGCCCTGGGAGTTCGACGTGCTGACCTCGCTGCGGCGCGCGGGCGCCCCTTACCAGCTCTCTCCCGGCCAATTGTTGACGCAGACGCTGGTCACCTCGGGCACCATGACCAACCGGATCGACCGGCTCGCCAAGAAGGGCCTGGTCGAGCGGCTGCCCGACCCCAGCGACCGGCGCGGGGTGCTGGTGCGGCTCACCCCGGAAGGGCGCGACCGCGCCGACCAGGCGCTCGCGGGCCTCCTCGAACAGGAACGGGCCATCCTCGGCGAGCTCAGCCGCAACCAGCGGGGCGAACTGGCGGCGCTGCTACGCCAGTTGACCGCCCCGTTCGACAACATCCCCGGCTAG
- a CDS encoding trans-aconitate 2-methyltransferase, which produces MHSDSSSTTPPGPPVWDPQQYLRHAGHRTRPFLDLLTRIPDLPTTGGLSPRIADLGCGPGNVTVRLADRWPDARITGFDLSPQMLAQADKDYAGTTAGGGWLDFQVADAAHWTPGEPFDLIVSNAALQWVPNHPESFPAWIDGLTPGGTLAFQVPGNFTSPSHAILADLCASPRWRGRLGDHGRRYVHILDTADYLTRLADLGCETDAWETVYCQLLTGPDPVLDWVKGTALRPVLTALDGDHEAIDALLAEYRDRLREAYPPGPHGTVFPFRRIFAVARKK; this is translated from the coding sequence ATGCATTCCGATTCGTCGTCGACCACACCGCCCGGTCCACCGGTCTGGGACCCACAGCAGTATTTGCGCCACGCGGGCCACCGCACCCGCCCCTTCCTCGACCTGCTCACCCGCATACCCGACCTGCCCACGACCGGCGGCCTCTCACCCCGGATCGCCGACCTCGGCTGCGGCCCCGGCAACGTCACCGTCCGTCTCGCCGACCGCTGGCCCGACGCCCGCATCACCGGCTTCGACCTCTCGCCGCAGATGCTCGCCCAGGCCGACAAGGACTACGCCGGCACCACCGCGGGCGGCGGCTGGCTCGACTTCCAGGTCGCCGACGCCGCGCACTGGACACCCGGCGAACCCTTCGACCTGATCGTCTCCAACGCGGCCCTGCAATGGGTCCCCAACCACCCCGAGTCGTTCCCCGCCTGGATCGACGGGCTCACCCCCGGCGGCACCCTCGCCTTCCAGGTCCCCGGCAACTTCACCTCGCCCAGCCATGCGATCCTGGCCGACCTCTGCGCGTCGCCGCGCTGGCGCGGACGCCTCGGCGACCACGGCCGTCGCTATGTCCACATCCTGGACACCGCCGACTACCTCACCCGCCTCGCCGACCTCGGCTGCGAGACCGATGCCTGGGAAACCGTCTACTGCCAGCTGCTCACCGGCCCCGACCCGGTCCTCGACTGGGTGAAGGGCACCGCCCTGCGCCCCGTGCTCACCGCCCTCGACGGCGACCACGAGGCGATCGACGCCCTGCTCGCCGAATACCGCGACCGCCTGCGCGAGGCCTACCCGCCCGGCCCGCACGGCACCGTCTTCCCCTTCCGCCGCATCTTCGCGGTGGCCAGGAAGAAGTAG